In Paenibacillus ihbetae, the following are encoded in one genomic region:
- a CDS encoding ABC transporter substrate-binding protein, whose protein sequence is MKKLSILLLTCVLIIGALSGCASGESDSGSSNKLVIYSPNSEEIIKTIIPMFEKETGITVELVTAGTGEIIKRLQSEKQNPYADVMFGGSMAGFRENAALWEPYVSPEDKNLIDGHRNKTGFATPYISDGSVLLVNKNLIGDIKIEGYADLLNPQLKGKIASADPASSSSAFAQLTNMLKAMGGDYESEQGWSYVAQLIENLDGKIASGSGAVHKSVADGEYVVGLTYEDPSSTYVKNGAPVEIVYPKEGAVFLDAGSAIVKDAPHMDNAKKFIDFILSKEAQDAFGTQLTNRPLRQDTKLGDHMKPYEEIYMIEEDTDYVSEHKSEIVERYVDLFTSVK, encoded by the coding sequence ATGAAAAAGCTGTCGATTTTACTATTAACCTGCGTGCTCATTATAGGAGCGCTAAGCGGTTGCGCCAGCGGCGAGTCTGACTCCGGTTCGTCGAATAAGCTCGTCATCTACAGCCCGAATAGCGAGGAGATCATCAAAACGATCATTCCGATGTTCGAGAAGGAAACCGGGATTACGGTTGAGCTTGTCACGGCCGGTACGGGCGAAATTATTAAACGCTTACAGTCGGAAAAGCAAAACCCTTACGCTGATGTGATGTTCGGCGGTTCGATGGCCGGCTTCCGTGAAAATGCCGCGCTGTGGGAGCCTTACGTCTCGCCCGAAGACAAAAATTTGATCGATGGCCACCGCAATAAAACAGGCTTCGCCACTCCTTATATCTCGGATGGCAGCGTGCTGCTGGTCAACAAAAACCTCATCGGGGACATCAAAATCGAAGGCTATGCGGATTTGCTGAACCCGCAGCTCAAAGGGAAGATCGCTTCCGCCGACCCGGCAAGCTCCAGCTCCGCTTTCGCCCAGCTAACCAATATGCTGAAGGCGATGGGCGGCGATTATGAGAGCGAACAAGGCTGGAGCTATGTAGCCCAGCTGATCGAGAACCTCGACGGCAAAATCGCCAGCGGCTCCGGCGCGGTGCACAAAAGCGTGGCAGACGGTGAATATGTCGTCGGCCTGACCTACGAGGACCCTTCCAGCACCTATGTGAAGAACGGGGCCCCGGTCGAAATCGTGTATCCGAAAGAAGGCGCGGTGTTCCTCGACGCAGGCTCGGCGATTGTCAAAGACGCTCCGCATATGGACAATGCCAAGAAGTTCATCGACTTCATTCTCTCTAAAGAAGCACAAGATGCATTCGGCACCCAATTAACGAACCGTCCGCTTCGCCAGGATACGAAGCTCGGCGACCACATGAAGCCTTATGAAGAGATCTACATGATTGAGGAAGACACAGACTATGTAAGTGAGCATAAATCCGAAATCGTTGAGCGCTATGTCGATTTGTTCACTAGCGTTAAATAA
- a CDS encoding ABC transporter ATP-binding protein: MSVTITIQDLVKKYGDTTVIPELSLEIKQGEFFTLLGPSGCGKTTLLRMIAGFNSIEGGTIHFNERVINQVEPGKRNIGMVFQSYAIFPHLTVKGNIAFGLENRKLSKAEINAKVDDILKVVQIEPYKDRMPKNLSGGQQQRVALARAIVIRPDVLLMDEPLSNLDAKLRVDMRNAIKDIQREVGITTVYVTHDQEEAMAVSDRIAVMQSGVIQHLGTPQEIYQRPANVFVATFIGRTNILAGSITKAAGGSYALQLGSGYAEELSNIEVPKADAAANKLNVQISVRPEEFILTEDQTGMKATIVHSVFLGQNTHYFVDLASGQRVEITQESKASQILEPGQVIYLKVKKEKINVYDAAGELNYTRGARL; encoded by the coding sequence ATGAGCGTGACCATAACCATTCAAGACTTAGTCAAAAAATACGGCGACACGACCGTCATTCCCGAGCTGTCCCTGGAGATCAAGCAGGGTGAATTCTTCACCCTGCTCGGGCCTTCGGGATGCGGCAAGACTACGCTGCTGCGCATGATCGCCGGCTTTAACAGCATTGAAGGCGGAACGATTCACTTTAACGAGCGTGTCATTAACCAGGTGGAGCCGGGCAAGCGAAATATCGGGATGGTATTTCAAAGCTACGCGATCTTCCCCCACTTGACCGTCAAAGGAAACATTGCGTTTGGACTGGAGAATCGGAAATTATCCAAGGCCGAGATTAACGCCAAGGTCGACGACATCTTGAAGGTCGTCCAGATCGAGCCCTACAAGGACCGCATGCCCAAGAACCTGTCGGGCGGCCAGCAGCAGCGTGTAGCGCTAGCCAGAGCGATCGTGATCCGGCCGGATGTCCTGCTGATGGACGAGCCTCTCTCCAACCTCGACGCCAAGCTTCGGGTCGACATGCGTAACGCGATTAAAGACATTCAAAGAGAAGTCGGAATTACCACCGTCTACGTCACGCATGATCAGGAGGAGGCCATGGCGGTATCCGACCGCATTGCGGTCATGCAATCCGGCGTCATTCAGCATCTCGGAACACCTCAGGAGATTTACCAGCGTCCTGCGAACGTATTCGTTGCGACCTTTATCGGCCGCACCAACATTCTTGCAGGAAGTATAACGAAGGCGGCAGGCGGCAGCTATGCCTTGCAGCTCGGCTCGGGCTATGCGGAAGAGCTGTCTAACATCGAGGTTCCGAAGGCCGATGCCGCAGCTAATAAGCTAAATGTCCAAATTTCGGTTAGGCCCGAAGAGTTCATCCTGACCGAGGATCAGACCGGCATGAAAGCAACGATCGTACACAGCGTTTTTCTGGGGCAGAACACCCATTATTTTGTGGACTTGGCGTCCGGTCAACGCGTAGAGATCACCCAGGAATCGAAAGCATCGCAGATCCTCGAGCCTGGTCAAGTCATCTATCTCAAGGTCAAAAAAGAGAAGATTAATGTCTATGATGCGGCAGGCGAGCTGAACTATACAAGGGGCGCCCGGCTATGA
- a CDS encoding TetR/AcrR family transcriptional regulator, with protein sequence MNGYERRKQKKMEQIFEAAIELFFKHGFQKVNVNEIAQKAKVSPATIYNYFGTKEQLYADSLIHWMDKQMVQYEAILDSGRTFPEKTKEIMLLEARNLNILGEEFPKVPSSELSGLMDTMDRYSEEKIVGFFKRFIALGKQEGYIREERSEEMLVRYFTMFQNELRRHWESANQERMTWSMDQWMELFFYGAAGREN encoded by the coding sequence ATGAACGGCTACGAACGACGGAAGCAGAAGAAAATGGAGCAGATTTTCGAGGCAGCGATTGAATTATTTTTCAAACACGGCTTTCAGAAGGTCAACGTTAATGAAATCGCGCAGAAAGCAAAGGTCTCTCCGGCAACGATCTATAATTACTTCGGTACGAAGGAGCAGCTTTATGCCGATTCCTTGATCCATTGGATGGACAAGCAGATGGTGCAGTATGAGGCTATTCTGGATTCGGGGCGGACTTTTCCCGAGAAGACGAAGGAAATCATGCTGCTGGAGGCGCGTAATCTGAACATTTTAGGCGAGGAATTTCCGAAAGTCCCGTCCTCCGAATTAAGTGGGCTGATGGATACAATGGACCGCTACAGCGAGGAGAAAATCGTCGGCTTTTTCAAAAGGTTTATCGCGCTCGGCAAGCAGGAGGGATATATTCGGGAGGAACGATCAGAAGAGATGCTGGTGCGTTACTTCACGATGTTCCAGAATGAACTGCGTCGGCATTGGGAATCAGCGAATCAAGAGCGGATGACCTGGAGCATGGATCAATGGATGGAATTGTTTTTCTACGGGGCGGCTGGACGGGAAAACTAA
- a CDS encoding M56 family metallopeptidase, translated as MNTILQMLFTLTVAGSAVVACILLLRTVSANVFPAKWRYGMSKMAVGFYLVPVALGIQWISPLFTFHATATAPTANELPSTVQHVLLGPYSGIHLKPLVPELTLSATAAVVLIVLWALGAIAFAAWQMYCYRRFLMKLEPTRTIAPESSEAAKQLAFIKKALGVKSSVRLAYSSIVRSPVLVGLWRPTIYLPIENTVNLDMVIRHEVVHLKRKDLWIKAFTLGASALHWFNPLVHILRKDIHLWSELSCDEEVVKEMSHAQRKRYGETILSVMAGSRNLPVQFCASLSGDGKQLKRRLMMMLNVKKPKKKTVYLTITALFLVGAISTSAAAWASGNSPKVVENEGSQAEAKPKEAAPRLVPSDAGVGNEGNQVVTYPKEAAPAPIEVVVENKGNQVVTHPKEAAPMAVIVENRGSDVVAPPTEAAPVEAVVEIERNHVVAPPTEAAPAEAGVHNEGDQVVIQPKVAAPSEVVVSEGNQVVAPSTEARPVEENYKLQPNEVPREIPSR; from the coding sequence ATGAATACAATTCTCCAAATGCTGTTTACCCTTACCGTTGCTGGAAGTGCCGTCGTAGCCTGCATACTATTGCTGCGGACCGTATCCGCCAATGTCTTTCCTGCAAAGTGGCGCTATGGAATGAGCAAAATGGCGGTAGGCTTTTATCTTGTACCCGTAGCCCTTGGCATTCAGTGGATCTCGCCGTTGTTTACATTTCATGCAACAGCAACCGCTCCCACCGCGAACGAGCTGCCTTCAACTGTGCAGCACGTGCTGCTTGGTCCGTATTCAGGAATTCATCTGAAGCCGCTTGTACCGGAACTGACCCTGTCAGCAACCGCAGCCGTTGTACTTATTGTTTTATGGGCACTCGGCGCTATAGCTTTTGCTGCATGGCAGATGTATTGTTATCGCAGATTTTTAATGAAACTAGAACCAACCCGTACGATCGCTCCGGAAAGCAGCGAAGCAGCCAAACAGCTCGCTTTCATCAAGAAGGCCCTTGGCGTGAAAAGCAGCGTCAGGCTTGCATACAGCTCCATCGTTCGGAGTCCCGTTCTCGTCGGCCTATGGAGACCAACCATTTATCTCCCTATAGAGAATACCGTCAACCTGGACATGGTGATTCGTCATGAAGTGGTCCATCTGAAACGGAAGGATTTATGGATCAAAGCGTTCACGCTCGGAGCAAGCGCCTTGCACTGGTTTAATCCCTTGGTGCACATCCTTCGCAAGGATATTCATCTTTGGAGCGAGCTCTCCTGTGATGAAGAAGTCGTAAAAGAGATGTCCCATGCCCAGCGAAAACGCTATGGGGAGACGATCTTAAGCGTCATGGCAGGATCAAGGAACCTGCCCGTGCAATTTTGTGCCTCCTTATCCGGCGACGGCAAACAATTGAAAAGGAGATTGATGATGATGCTTAATGTAAAGAAGCCTAAAAAGAAAACAGTGTATCTCACAATAACAGCATTGTTTTTGGTGGGTGCAATTAGCACATCCGCAGCGGCATGGGCATCTGGCAATTCGCCCAAAGTCGTTGAAAATGAGGGAAGTCAGGCGGAAGCTAAACCCAAAGAGGCGGCCCCTAGATTAGTGCCTTCTGATGCCGGAGTTGGCAATGAAGGGAACCAAGTTGTAACTTATCCCAAAGAAGCTGCCCCTGCCCCTATAGAAGTCGTCGTTGAGAATAAAGGAAATCAAGTCGTAACTCATCCCAAAGAAGCGGCCCCTATGGCGGTCATTGTCGAGAATAGAGGAAGCGATGTTGTAGCACCTCCAACAGAGGCAGCCCCCGTGGAAGCGGTCGTTGAGATTGAAAGGAACCATGTTGTAGCACCTCCAACAGAAGCTGCCCCTGCGGAAGCTGGCGTTCATAATGAAGGAGACCAGGTTGTAATCCAGCCCAAAGTAGCAGCTCCTTCGGAGGTGGTCGTAAGTGAAGGCAACCAAGTTGTAGCTCCTTCAACAGAAGCTCGACCTGTCGAGGAGAACTATAAGCTGCAGCCGAACGAGGTCCCTCGGGAAATTCCGTCACGCTAA
- a CDS encoding ABC transporter permease, whose amino-acid sequence MRETRKRFDVWTNISLLIFVFYILFLALPLFTMLFKSVYNGATGDFSLAYFTKFFSKPYYLNALFNSVKVTVSVTLLAAIIATPLAYIMATVKIKGSSAIRVLILISSMSAPFIGAYSWILLLGRSGVITKFVSSTFGIQMPDIYGFTGILVVLTLQMVPLIFMYVSGALKNMDQSLMEAAESMGYKGLSKMRKVLLPLITPTLLAGGLLVFMRALADFGTPMLIGEGYKTVPVLIFNEFISEVGGDDGFAAAISVIVVLFATTIFLLQKFVANRKSFTMSALHPIEAKKKKGIGNIAAHAVIYLYTLIALLPQLYVIYTSFLKSNGRVFVKGFSLQSYQDAFSNIGGVILNTFFLAIVSLIVIILLAILIAYVTVRRKNALTNTLDIFTMFPYIVPGSILGIALLITFNNKPLALSGTAVIMIISFVIRRLPYTIRSSAAILHQINDGIEEAAISLGASQMKTFFKITLPMMLAGVVSGAILSWITIITELSTSIILYTGKTKTVTVAIYTEVVRGNYGVAAALSTILTVITVVSLLVFLKLSGQKEVSM is encoded by the coding sequence ATGAGAGAGACGCGCAAACGATTTGATGTCTGGACCAACATTTCGTTACTGATCTTTGTGTTCTACATCCTGTTTCTGGCCCTGCCTTTGTTTACGATGCTGTTTAAGAGTGTGTACAACGGCGCGACCGGTGATTTCTCGCTGGCTTATTTCACGAAATTTTTCAGCAAGCCCTACTATTTAAATGCCCTGTTCAACAGCGTCAAAGTCACCGTCAGCGTAACCCTGCTTGCCGCGATTATCGCTACGCCGCTGGCCTACATTATGGCAACGGTGAAGATTAAAGGCAGCTCGGCCATTCGGGTATTGATTCTGATCTCGTCAATGTCGGCTCCCTTTATCGGAGCTTACTCCTGGATCCTGCTGCTGGGAAGAAGCGGCGTCATTACCAAATTCGTGAGCAGCACATTCGGAATCCAAATGCCGGATATCTACGGGTTTACGGGGATTTTGGTGGTCTTGACCTTGCAGATGGTCCCGCTGATCTTCATGTATGTATCGGGCGCGCTGAAGAATATGGACCAATCGCTGATGGAAGCTGCGGAAAGCATGGGCTATAAGGGCTTAAGCAAAATGCGCAAAGTGCTCCTCCCGCTCATTACCCCAACCTTGCTGGCAGGGGGCCTGCTCGTCTTCATGCGCGCGCTTGCCGACTTCGGTACGCCGATGCTGATCGGCGAGGGCTACAAGACTGTGCCCGTGCTGATTTTTAACGAGTTCATCAGCGAGGTCGGCGGCGACGACGGCTTTGCGGCAGCGATCAGTGTCATTGTCGTTCTGTTCGCCACTACGATCTTCCTGCTGCAAAAATTCGTAGCCAATCGCAAATCCTTTACGATGAGCGCACTGCATCCGATCGAAGCCAAGAAGAAGAAGGGCATCGGCAATATCGCTGCCCATGCCGTTATCTATCTGTACACGTTAATCGCGCTGCTGCCGCAGCTCTATGTCATCTATACTTCGTTCCTGAAATCCAACGGCAGAGTGTTCGTTAAAGGGTTCTCGCTCCAAAGCTACCAGGATGCCTTCAGTAATATTGGCGGTGTCATTCTGAACACGTTCTTCCTGGCCATCGTGTCGCTGATCGTCATCATCCTGCTCGCGATTCTGATCGCCTACGTAACCGTTCGCAGAAAGAATGCGCTAACCAACACGCTGGATATCTTCACGATGTTCCCGTATATCGTTCCCGGCTCCATTCTCGGGATCGCGCTGCTGATCACGTTCAACAATAAGCCGCTGGCCTTGAGCGGAACGGCCGTCATTATGATCATCTCCTTTGTCATCCGGCGCCTGCCGTATACGATCCGATCCAGCGCAGCCATCCTGCATCAGATTAACGACGGGATCGAGGAAGCAGCCATCAGTCTGGGAGCTTCCCAGATGAAGACATTCTTCAAGATTACGCTCCCGATGATGCTGGCCGGCGTGGTGTCCGGCGCGATCCTGAGCTGGATTACCATCATTACCGAGTTAAGCACGTCCATCATTCTGTATACGGGCAAGACCAAGACCGTAACGGTGGCCATCTATACCGAGGTCGTCCGCGGGAACTACGGAGTGGCGGCAGCGCTGTCCACGATTCTGACCGTCATTACGGTGGTATCCCTGCTCGTCTTCCTGAAGCTCTCCGGACAGAAGGAAGTTTCCATGTAA
- a CDS encoding sensor histidine kinase yields the protein MKHITYRNFKESTRHLFRIYAMIPFSILIVLFLAFTIVNGRMNLTQKTTEAAQSISQTISGVYQQYEEEIQRMAASPTVIHYVSSHLGSEQVYSEFYDFNNRQKVKSIFHIVNTDGVFLASSAPPDVLYSNFAFGNLIHRIDQRPGDTLTEMNSFRYSHDRDTSYTFGQAIVKDNETIGYIIYQLYEADMQKVIFKQNNEIAMITDEHNTIIATTSNVTKGGLNKFSPKLDGSGHVLLNEGKYYMYAKRIPGTPIQVVTLNSYKSEQYTYFTVSLFVLAAGLLLWVLIEFLANKMSARNSESIDKLIHALEQLREGNFNGYVDIQTNDEFQILGNEYNVMLDRLKELIEKNKELSELRTIIEVKQLQSQFHPHFIFNVLETLRYAIKIDANQAQEIVLILSRLLRYSIGPDRSVQLKNDMNYVRDYLKLQQIRFNDRLEYRVNVAEETLDVYVPKLLLQPIIENAIKYGYENQSKVLIEINIYTSTGKLLLEVRDNGQGMSAQRLQEVNHILQSQTNTTQHIGLYNVHRRLVLLYGEESGIQIDSAEGRGTCVALTIPYEWSGYHV from the coding sequence ATGAAGCATATCACTTATCGTAACTTCAAGGAATCAACCCGTCATTTATTTCGCATCTATGCGATGATCCCGTTCTCCATCTTAATCGTATTGTTTCTGGCGTTTACGATCGTGAATGGCAGAATGAACCTGACCCAAAAGACGACCGAAGCCGCCCAATCCATCAGCCAGACCATATCGGGCGTATACCAGCAGTATGAGGAGGAGATTCAGCGGATGGCCGCTTCTCCTACCGTAATCCATTATGTAAGCTCCCATCTGGGCAGCGAGCAGGTATATTCCGAATTTTATGATTTCAACAATCGGCAGAAGGTCAAGAGCATTTTTCATATCGTCAATACCGACGGGGTCTTTCTGGCCAGCTCCGCCCCGCCCGACGTGCTGTATTCCAATTTCGCCTTCGGCAACCTCATTCATCGGATCGACCAGCGGCCCGGCGACACGCTGACGGAAATGAACAGCTTCCGTTATTCGCATGACCGCGATACGAGCTATACGTTTGGCCAAGCCATCGTGAAGGACAACGAGACGATCGGCTATATCATTTATCAGCTGTACGAAGCCGATATGCAGAAGGTGATTTTCAAGCAAAATAATGAGATTGCCATGATCACCGATGAGCATAACACCATCATAGCCACGACGAGCAATGTGACCAAAGGCGGCTTGAATAAATTCAGCCCCAAGCTCGATGGCAGTGGACACGTACTGCTGAACGAAGGCAAATACTACATGTATGCCAAGCGAATCCCCGGCACGCCGATTCAGGTCGTTACGCTGAATTCCTACAAATCGGAGCAATATACCTACTTTACGGTATCGTTATTTGTCCTTGCTGCCGGCCTGCTGTTGTGGGTGTTGATCGAGTTTCTGGCGAATAAAATGTCGGCGCGCAACTCCGAATCGATCGATAAATTAATCCATGCCTTGGAACAGCTGCGCGAAGGTAATTTCAATGGCTATGTCGACATTCAGACCAACGACGAGTTTCAAATTCTCGGTAATGAGTATAATGTGATGCTGGATCGGTTGAAAGAGTTGATCGAGAAAAATAAAGAGCTGTCGGAGCTCCGCACGATTATCGAGGTGAAGCAGCTGCAATCGCAGTTCCATCCGCATTTTATTTTCAATGTTCTGGAAACGCTGCGCTATGCCATTAAGATTGACGCGAATCAAGCCCAGGAGATCGTGCTGATTCTATCCCGGCTGCTAAGGTACAGCATCGGGCCTGACCGCAGCGTCCAGCTGAAGAATGACATGAATTATGTGCGCGATTACCTGAAGCTGCAGCAAATCCGGTTCAACGACCGGCTGGAATATCGGGTTAACGTCGCAGAGGAAACCCTGGATGTATACGTCCCCAAGCTGCTGCTGCAGCCGATAATCGAAAACGCTATCAAATATGGCTATGAAAATCAGAGCAAGGTGCTGATCGAAATTAACATATACACCTCCACCGGCAAGCTCCTATTGGAGGTGCGCGACAATGGACAAGGCATGAGTGCGCAGCGGCTGCAGGAAGTGAACCACATTCTGCAGAGTCAGACGAATACGACGCAGCATATCGGGCTGTACAATGTTCATCGCCGTTTAGTGCTTCTTTATGGCGAGGAATCCGGCATCCAAATTGACAGCGCGGAAGGAAGAGGCACCTGTGTGGCACTTACGATTCCTTACGAATGGAGTGGATATCATGTTTAA
- a CDS encoding radical SAM/SPASM domain-containing protein has protein sequence MKKFKKVYIEITSICNLACTFCPPTERKANFIKVEDFARRLDEIKPHTSYIYLHVKGEPLLHPKIDQLLDVSHEKGFKVNITTNGTLIAKNRHKLLGKPALRQMNFSLHSFDGHVGSTDREGYLRDILSFVRDAKEHNVIFSFRLWNLTQDNQTNLEKQRNRQTLEILEKEFNLDYRIEEKVEPGGGVKVAENVYLNQDYEFQWPSLSAPEDDGKGFCHALRTQAAILVDGTVVPCCLDGEGVINLGNIHRTSFSDIVDGERANNLVDGFSRREAVEELCRKCGYRQRFGA, from the coding sequence TTGAAGAAATTTAAGAAGGTTTACATAGAAATTACGAGTATTTGCAATCTGGCCTGCACGTTCTGCCCGCCTACGGAGCGAAAGGCCAACTTTATTAAAGTGGAGGACTTTGCGAGAAGATTGGACGAGATCAAGCCGCATACGAGTTACATTTATCTGCATGTGAAGGGGGAGCCCCTGCTTCATCCGAAGATCGATCAGCTGCTGGATGTTAGCCATGAAAAAGGGTTCAAGGTCAACATCACGACCAACGGTACGCTGATCGCGAAGAACCGGCACAAGCTGCTGGGCAAGCCGGCCTTAAGGCAGATGAACTTCTCGCTCCACAGCTTTGACGGCCATGTCGGCTCCACGGACCGTGAGGGATATTTGCGGGACATTCTCTCTTTCGTACGGGATGCTAAGGAGCATAATGTGATCTTCTCCTTCCGTTTGTGGAATTTGACGCAGGACAACCAAACGAATCTGGAGAAGCAGCGAAACCGCCAGACGCTTGAAATTCTGGAGAAGGAATTTAATCTCGACTACCGCATCGAGGAAAAGGTGGAGCCCGGCGGTGGAGTGAAGGTGGCCGAGAACGTCTACCTGAACCAGGACTACGAATTCCAATGGCCAAGCCTGTCGGCACCTGAGGATGACGGCAAAGGCTTCTGTCATGCGCTTCGCACCCAGGCCGCCATTCTCGTTGACGGGACGGTCGTGCCGTGCTGTCTGGACGGGGAAGGCGTCATTAATTTGGGTAATATCCACCGAACGTCGTTCTCGGATATCGTTGACGGAGAGCGGGCCAATAACCTCGTGGATGGATTTTCGCGCCGGGAAGCCGTCGAGGAGCTGTGCCGAAAATGCGGGTATCGACAGAGATTTGGGGCGTAA
- a CDS encoding BlaI/MecI/CopY family transcriptional regulator, protein MNQVQKLSDTEMELMEVIWECTPPVTSTELLALFAERGKEWKAQTISTFLSRLVDKGALTAARHGRTNKYTPRISPEDYKLMETQHVLDGLYQGSVKNLISALYDGDKLSDEDIAELKQWFSEK, encoded by the coding sequence GTGAACCAGGTTCAAAAATTATCGGATACTGAGATGGAGCTCATGGAGGTGATTTGGGAGTGTACTCCGCCTGTCACATCCACGGAATTGCTCGCGCTGTTTGCCGAGAGAGGGAAGGAATGGAAGGCGCAGACCATTTCCACCTTCTTATCGCGCTTGGTGGATAAAGGGGCACTAACGGCTGCGAGGCATGGACGGACGAATAAATATACGCCTCGCATTTCGCCTGAAGATTATAAGCTCATGGAAACGCAGCACGTCCTGGACGGATTATATCAAGGCTCGGTTAAAAATCTAATTTCAGCTTTGTATGACGGGGATAAGCTTTCAGATGAAGATATCGCAGAGCTGAAGCAATGGTTCTCGGAAAAATAG
- a CDS encoding response regulator transcription factor: MFKVLLVEDEDMIRRGIRFSIDWVQYDCIVMEEGLNGQDGYEKICELKPDIVITDITMPIMDGISMIREGLKQHTFSSIIISGYNEFHLAKQALQLGVTEFLVKPLEDEQLVEALESAKSKVDLLRKYEVISKHPQEKEEIISSKFLEKETKTSKYVSKMIAYVQENYAKKISIHDLVEELGLSAYYLNQKFKAETSYTFNDFLNRYRIQKSIDLLKSGDNKVYTIAQDIGFSDYKYFISIFKKYAHVTPSQYQEYFEKKQS, from the coding sequence ATGTTTAAAGTTCTGCTGGTCGAAGATGAGGATATGATTCGCAGGGGGATACGGTTCAGCATCGACTGGGTTCAATACGATTGCATCGTCATGGAGGAAGGGCTGAACGGACAGGATGGCTACGAGAAGATCTGCGAGTTGAAGCCGGATATCGTCATCACCGACATTACCATGCCGATCATGGACGGGATCTCGATGATTCGCGAAGGCCTCAAGCAGCATACGTTCAGCAGCATCATTATCTCCGGCTATAATGAATTCCACCTTGCGAAGCAGGCACTCCAGTTAGGGGTGACTGAGTTTCTGGTGAAGCCGCTCGAGGACGAGCAGCTGGTTGAAGCCCTGGAATCGGCCAAGTCTAAAGTGGACCTGCTCCGCAAATATGAAGTGATCTCGAAGCATCCGCAGGAAAAGGAAGAGATTATTAGCAGCAAATTTTTGGAGAAGGAAACCAAAACCTCGAAGTATGTGTCCAAGATGATCGCCTATGTCCAAGAGAACTATGCCAAGAAAATCAGCATTCACGATCTCGTGGAAGAGCTAGGTTTGAGCGCCTACTACCTGAACCAGAAATTCAAGGCCGAGACAAGCTATACCTTCAATGATTTTCTCAATCGCTACCGCATTCAGAAATCGATCGATTTACTGAAGTCAGGCGATAACAAAGTATACACCATCGCTCAGGACATCGGATTTAGCGACTACAAATATTTTATCAGCATCTTCAAAAAGTACGCCCACGTCACGCCGAGCCAGTATCAGGAGTATTTCGAGAAGAAGCAATCGTAG